A window of Ignavibacterium sp. contains these coding sequences:
- the murD gene encoding UDP-N-acetylmuramoyl-L-alanine--D-glutamate ligase has translation MEIKNKKISIIGAARSGVGAAKLAKKYGAIPFVSDSGSEDKLKSNLLVLKNSNIDYEVGQHSQRVYDCDLMVVSPGVPSDAEVIKSAKAKKLKVISEIEFAFWFCKGTIIGITGTNGKTTTTSLCGYLFNECGAKTYVAGNIGLAFSEIADQVKENEFLSLEVSSFQLDLIDKFNPKVAMILNITPDHLNRYENSVERYALSKQRIYMNQTENEFLILGRDSELLNQYILQHKSKTFWFSTKEKVNDGCWLDDSRVVFSRNGKEEFSCNVSDIFIQGEHNIQNAMAVIVAAKIFDFENEKIINALNTFRGVEHRLEFVKEIEGIKFINDSKATNIDSVIVALKSFDEPIFLILGGLDKGNDYSTIEELVIKKVKKIYAIGSSAEKIFNYFHNKVKTEIRKDLEEVVASALSEARAGDVVLLSPACASFDMFENYEHRGKVFKEIVNKI, from the coding sequence ATGGAGATAAAGAATAAAAAAATATCAATTATTGGAGCCGCAAGAAGTGGTGTTGGCGCTGCAAAGCTTGCAAAGAAATATGGTGCTATTCCATTTGTAAGCGATTCCGGTTCTGAAGATAAATTAAAATCAAATTTATTGGTTCTAAAAAATTCAAACATAGATTATGAGGTCGGGCAACATTCTCAGCGTGTTTACGATTGTGATTTGATGGTTGTTTCACCAGGTGTTCCTTCAGATGCAGAAGTAATTAAGTCAGCCAAAGCAAAAAAATTAAAAGTTATCAGTGAGATAGAATTTGCTTTCTGGTTTTGTAAAGGTACTATAATAGGAATAACAGGTACAAATGGTAAAACAACAACAACAAGTTTGTGCGGTTATCTTTTTAATGAGTGTGGTGCAAAAACTTATGTAGCAGGCAATATTGGTCTCGCATTTTCTGAAATTGCTGATCAGGTTAAAGAGAATGAATTCCTTTCTCTGGAGGTTTCAAGTTTTCAATTGGATTTAATTGATAAGTTTAATCCTAAAGTTGCAATGATATTAAACATAACACCGGATCATCTTAACAGATATGAAAATAGTGTTGAGAGATATGCTTTATCAAAGCAACGTATTTATATGAATCAAACTGAAAATGAATTTTTAATTCTAGGTCGTGATAGTGAATTGCTCAATCAATACATACTTCAACATAAGAGTAAAACATTTTGGTTCTCAACCAAAGAAAAAGTAAATGATGGTTGCTGGTTAGATGATAGTCGGGTTGTTTTCAGCAGAAATGGTAAAGAAGAATTTTCATGCAATGTAAGTGATATTTTTATTCAGGGAGAACATAATATTCAGAATGCAATGGCTGTGATTGTAGCGGCTAAAATATTTGATTTCGAAAATGAAAAAATTATTAATGCACTTAATACATTCAGAGGAGTTGAGCATCGATTAGAATTCGTAAAAGAAATTGAAGGAATAAAATTCATCAACGATTCGAAAGCGACGAATATTGATTCAGTTATTGTTGCACTTAAAAGTTTTGATGAACCGATTTTCTTAATTCTCGGAGGACTTGACAAAGGAAATGATTATTCAACAATTGAAGAACTTGTTATTAAAAAAGTAAAAAAAATTTATGCTATTGGTTCATCCGCAGAAAAAATATTTAATTACTTTCATAACAAAGTAAAAACAGAAATAAGAAAAGATCTTGAAGAAGTAGTTGCATCAGCATTAAGTGAAGCAAGAGCTGGCGATGTTGTTCTTTTATCTCCGGCTTGTGCGAGCTTCGATATGTTTGAAAATTACGAACATCGCGGAAAAGTTTTTAAGGAGATCGTAAACAAAATATGA
- the murG gene encoding undecaprenyldiphospho-muramoylpentapeptide beta-N-acetylglucosaminyltransferase: protein MSNSNTPYRFLFAAGGTGGHLYPAVAVADEIKKIKPESEILFVGTKDRIEEKVIPKLGYKFKSIWIKGFARKFNLSNLLFPIRLLVSLIQSVLISMKFKPRVAIGTGGYVAGPALWGASVMGAKIILMESNSYPGITTRLLERYADEVHLSFESSKKYLRRQNILKVTGNPVREYLGTTDKLSAKKYFGLDENKKTILVLGGSLGASSINRTIEKSLNTFIENDLQLIWQTGKNYYDHYKNLNFAAVKIFDFVEDMNKAYSACDLLVARAGATTIAELTVLGLPAILIPSPNVAENHQYHNAKALSDENAAVLIKDDELENKLQETILNLINDSENLNQLASNAKKLAKPDAAKEIALSAIKFAQII, encoded by the coding sequence TTGAGCAATAGTAATACACCATATCGTTTTTTGTTCGCCGCTGGTGGAACAGGAGGTCATTTATATCCTGCTGTTGCTGTTGCCGATGAAATAAAAAAGATTAAACCCGAATCTGAAATTTTATTTGTCGGAACAAAAGATAGAATTGAAGAAAAAGTGATACCAAAACTTGGATATAAATTTAAATCAATTTGGATAAAAGGATTTGCAAGGAAATTTAATTTGTCAAATCTATTGTTTCCGATAAGACTTTTGGTTTCACTAATTCAATCAGTTTTGATTTCAATGAAATTTAAACCAAGAGTTGCAATTGGCACTGGTGGTTATGTCGCTGGTCCGGCGCTTTGGGGCGCATCTGTAATGGGTGCTAAAATTATTTTAATGGAATCAAATAGTTATCCAGGAATAACAACACGATTGCTTGAAAGATATGCAGATGAAGTTCATTTGAGTTTTGAATCATCAAAAAAATATTTGAGAAGACAAAACATACTTAAAGTAACCGGAAATCCTGTGAGAGAATATCTCGGAACAACAGATAAATTATCCGCAAAAAAATATTTTGGACTTGATGAAAATAAAAAAACAATTTTAGTTCTTGGCGGAAGTTTAGGTGCTTCATCAATCAACAGAACAATTGAAAAATCTTTAAACACTTTCATAGAAAATGATTTGCAATTGATCTGGCAGACAGGAAAAAATTATTACGATCACTATAAAAATCTTAACTTTGCAGCTGTTAAAATTTTTGACTTTGTCGAAGATATGAATAAAGCTTACTCAGCTTGTGATCTTCTTGTTGCGAGGGCTGGTGCAACAACAATAGCTGAGTTAACTGTGCTTGGTTTGCCTGCAATATTAATTCCTTCACCAAATGTTGCAGAGAATCATCAATACCATAATGCTAAAGCTTTATCTGATGAAAATGCTGCAGTATTGATTAAAGATGATGAGCTGGAGAATAAACTTCAGGAAACTATTTTAAATCTCATTAATGATTCAGAAAACTTAAATCAGCTTGCATCAAATGCTAAGAAATTGGCTAAACCTGATGCAGCTAAAGAGATTGCTCTGAGCGCAATAAAATTTGCTCAAATAATATGA
- a CDS encoding putative peptidoglycan glycosyltransferase FtsW, with product MKKLALTVFFDTLLLICLGLIIVLTASSTISAIKFSDSLYLFNSHLIRVLIAIFVMIVFSFIPYEIYKSFSKPMISFAVGLLIYTLLFAPEIKGAGRWLSIAGVTFQPADIAKLVLIIHLAVMLEKKSDYLYDFKNAFVPMFIWVVVVAGLILIQPNISNGLLIIAIALTMMFVGGIHFKHIFLSSAAMALSGGAIAMIFSHSRQRILSFVNSIINGGDLNLQVKQALVSLGSGGLFGVGIGNSKQNNLFLPEAYGDFIFAILGEQLGFIGSVAVILFYLILFIAGILIAKKAQDKFGQLLAFGITFSIAIYAFVNIAVATGTIPTTGLPLPFISYGGTSIIFLSMGIGILINIAILNSKKTKVAENNLTKNISLRNNFEQ from the coding sequence ATGAAAAAGCTTGCGTTAACAGTATTCTTCGATACACTATTGTTGATTTGTCTTGGACTTATCATTGTGCTTACTGCAAGCAGCACAATAAGTGCAATTAAATTTTCTGATAGTCTTTATCTATTTAATTCACATTTAATAAGAGTACTGATCGCCATATTCGTAATGATAGTGTTTAGTTTTATTCCGTATGAAATTTATAAGTCATTTAGCAAACCAATGATTTCTTTTGCAGTTGGACTTTTGATTTACACTTTACTATTTGCTCCGGAAATTAAAGGCGCAGGAAGATGGTTAAGTATTGCAGGAGTAACTTTCCAACCGGCAGATATCGCCAAACTAGTTTTGATTATTCATTTGGCAGTGATGCTCGAGAAGAAATCGGATTATCTCTATGATTTCAAAAATGCTTTTGTACCAATGTTCATCTGGGTAGTTGTTGTTGCAGGATTGATTTTAATTCAACCAAATATCAGTAACGGACTTTTAATTATTGCTATTGCATTAACAATGATGTTTGTTGGAGGAATTCATTTCAAACATATTTTTTTATCTTCTGCTGCAATGGCTTTATCTGGTGGTGCAATCGCTATGATATTTTCACACTCCCGACAAAGAATTTTATCATTTGTGAATTCAATTATAAATGGTGGTGATTTGAATCTTCAGGTAAAGCAGGCATTGGTAAGTCTTGGAAGCGGAGGTTTGTTTGGTGTTGGAATCGGAAACAGTAAACAAAATAATTTATTTCTACCTGAAGCATATGGTGATTTTATCTTCGCCATTCTCGGCGAACAATTAGGATTTATTGGTTCAGTTGCTGTGATTTTATTCTATTTGATTCTGTTCATTGCAGGAATTCTTATTGCAAAGAAAGCCCAGGATAAGTTTGGACAACTGCTTGCGTTTGGAATTACTTTTTCAATTGCTATTTATGCTTTTGTAAACATTGCAGTTGCAACAGGTACTATCCCAACTACTGGTTTGCCTCTTCCATTCATAAGCTATGGAGGAACCTCTATAATATTTTTAAGTATGGGAATTGGCATCCTGATTAACATTGCAATTCTGAATTCCAAAAAAACAAAAGTGGCTGAAAACAATTTAACTAAGAATATTTCTCTGAGAAATAATTTTGAGCAATAG
- the mraY gene encoding phospho-N-acetylmuramoyl-pentapeptide-transferase yields the protein MLYYLFEYINKVYSPPGFDIFRFLTFRSALAAITSLFLAFYLGPKIIRKLQQHQIGEAKKADGPKFHWSKAGTPTMGGLIIIFSVVVPVLLWADIKSIYIILILVGTLWLSGVGFLDDYLKVIKKYPNGLIARYKLLGQIIIGLVVGLTIYFAPEFKDISTLTTFPFLKNVNFDFSFLYIPAVVFIIAATSNAVNLTDGLDGLAAGLIAIVMIALALLSYFSGNAIFANYLNIIYLPGSGELTVFIAALVGASLGFLWFNTYPAQVFMGDTGSLALGGAFGIIAVLIKKELFIPILGGIFFMETISVIVQRLYFKYTKKKYGEGKRIFKMAPIHHHFEILGWQEPKIVVRFYIIGIILAIISLVSFKIR from the coding sequence ATGCTTTACTATCTGTTTGAATACATAAATAAAGTTTATTCACCACCTGGATTTGATATTTTCAGATTTTTGACTTTCAGATCTGCTTTAGCTGCAATCACGAGTTTATTCCTTGCTTTTTATCTCGGACCGAAGATAATAAGAAAATTACAACAGCATCAGATTGGTGAAGCAAAAAAAGCTGATGGACCAAAATTCCATTGGTCAAAAGCCGGAACCCCAACAATGGGTGGGCTTATAATAATTTTTTCCGTTGTTGTTCCTGTTCTTCTTTGGGCTGATATAAAAAGTATCTACATAATTTTAATTCTTGTTGGAACATTATGGCTAAGTGGTGTTGGTTTTCTTGATGATTATCTGAAGGTTATAAAAAAATATCCAAACGGTCTGATAGCAAGATATAAACTTCTTGGACAAATCATCATTGGTTTGGTTGTCGGATTAACAATTTACTTTGCACCTGAATTTAAAGATATAAGTACGCTTACAACATTTCCGTTTCTTAAAAATGTGAATTTTGATTTTTCGTTTCTTTACATACCAGCAGTTGTATTTATTATTGCTGCAACTTCAAATGCGGTTAATTTGACCGATGGGCTTGATGGTTTGGCAGCAGGTCTTATTGCAATTGTTATGATTGCTCTCGCATTGCTTAGTTATTTCAGCGGTAATGCAATCTTCGCAAATTATTTGAATATAATTTACTTGCCTGGCTCAGGTGAATTGACAGTGTTTATTGCTGCACTTGTTGGTGCGAGTTTAGGTTTTTTATGGTTCAACACTTATCCGGCACAGGTATTTATGGGAGACACTGGCTCTCTTGCCTTAGGTGGAGCGTTCGGAATAATTGCTGTACTAATTAAAAAAGAATTGTTTATTCCTATTCTTGGCGGAATATTTTTTATGGAAACAATTTCTGTGATTGTACAAAGATTGTATTTCAAATACACAAAGAAAAAATACGGAGAAGGCAAAAGAATTTTTAAGATGGCTCCGATTCATCATCACTTTGAAATACTTGGATGGCAGGAACCAAAAATTGTTGTTCGGTTTTATATCATCGGAATCATTCTGGCAATTATAAGTTTAGTTTCATTTAAGATTAGATAA
- a CDS encoding CPXCG motif-containing cysteine-rich protein, with protein MQTDDVLEWTCQYCGVENSVWVDLTIEGKQDFVEDCRICCRPNRIIVVRDYDGNVMIEARPIDE; from the coding sequence ATGCAAACCGATGATGTATTAGAATGGACTTGTCAGTATTGCGGAGTAGAAAATTCTGTGTGGGTTGATTTAACAATTGAAGGCAAGCAGGATTTTGTTGAAGACTGCAGAATATGTTGCCGCCCAAATCGAATTATTGTTGTAAGAGATTATGACGGCAATGTGATGATCGAAGCCCGACCGATTGATGAATAA
- the murC gene encoding UDP-N-acetylmuramate--L-alanine ligase codes for MFKNIKKVHFVGIGGIGMSGIAEILWNQGFEVSGSDKSLSDVTDRLEKLGIKIYEGHSEENLKDVDVLVYSSAVTLDNPEVKAAIERKIPIIKRSEMLAETMRMKYGIGIAGTHGKTTTTSMVGLTLTEGGIDPTIIVGGKLSSLGGTNARLGNGEFIVVEADEFDRSFLKLTPTIAALTTLESDHLDTYKDLEDIKSAFVEFASKVPFYGFVVLCLDEPALQDIIPQINKKIITYGTTAQADVRAIDIKQDKFLTNYTVKYFGKEIGEITLKVPGVHNVKNSLVAVIIGTELGIDFSIIKRALESFTGVYRRFEVKYNKEILVVDDYAHHPTETSATLKAIRDGWDRRLVAVFQPHLYSRTKDFCQEFGRSFLNSDVFVCTDVYPAREEPIPGVTGELIAEATRKFGHKNVHYIADKKDIPAFLNEIKKDDDIIVTMGAGDIWKYGEQFVGLLNKK; via the coding sequence ATGTTTAAGAATATTAAAAAAGTTCATTTTGTCGGAATAGGTGGAATCGGAATGAGTGGAATTGCGGAGATTCTCTGGAATCAGGGTTTTGAAGTTTCCGGCTCTGATAAATCTCTTTCTGATGTAACCGACAGATTAGAAAAACTTGGAATTAAAATTTACGAAGGTCATTCGGAAGAAAATCTGAAAGATGTTGATGTATTAGTTTATTCGTCTGCAGTAACACTTGATAATCCTGAAGTTAAAGCCGCAATCGAAAGAAAAATTCCTATAATTAAAAGATCTGAAATGCTTGCTGAAACAATGCGAATGAAATACGGAATTGGTATCGCAGGAACACACGGTAAAACAACAACTACTTCGATGGTTGGTTTAACTTTAACCGAAGGCGGAATTGACCCTACAATTATCGTTGGTGGAAAACTCAGCAGTCTTGGCGGAACAAATGCCCGACTTGGAAATGGTGAATTCATTGTAGTTGAAGCAGATGAGTTTGACAGATCATTTTTAAAACTTACACCGACTATTGCGGCTTTAACTACATTAGAAAGTGATCATCTTGATACCTATAAAGATCTCGAAGATATTAAATCGGCTTTTGTAGAATTTGCAAGTAAAGTTCCGTTTTATGGTTTTGTGGTTCTTTGTCTTGATGAGCCGGCGTTGCAGGATATTATTCCACAGATAAACAAAAAAATCATAACATACGGAACAACTGCTCAGGCGGATGTAAGAGCTATTGATATTAAGCAAGATAAATTTCTTACAAATTATACTGTTAAATATTTCGGTAAAGAAATTGGCGAGATAACTTTAAAAGTTCCTGGTGTACATAATGTAAAGAATTCACTCGTTGCTGTTATAATCGGTACTGAGTTGGGAATTGATTTCAGCATTATCAAGAGAGCTTTGGAATCCTTCACTGGTGTTTACAGAAGATTTGAAGTTAAATATAATAAAGAAATTCTTGTCGTTGATGATTATGCGCATCATCCGACAGAAACATCGGCTACACTTAAAGCTATAAGAGATGGATGGGACAGAAGATTAGTTGCAGTATTCCAGCCACATTTATATTCACGAACGAAGGATTTTTGTCAGGAGTTCGGAAGATCATTTCTTAATTCCGATGTATTTGTTTGCACGGATGTTTATCCAGCTCGTGAAGAACCAATTCCGGGTGTAACTGGTGAACTTATTGCAGAAGCAACAAGAAAATTCGGACATAAGAATGTTCATTACATAGCTGATAAAAAAGATATTCCAGCATTCTTAAATGAAATTAAAAAGGATGATGATATAATAGTTACAATGGGTGCAGGAGATATCTGGAAATATGGTGAACAATTTGTCGGATTATTGAATAAAAAATGA
- the ftsA gene encoding cell division protein FtsA — protein sequence MKLSLVKKQEQVNRMKKEILAGLDLGTTKVCAVIAEKIPEKNKIDILGFGVAPSEGLHKGLVANIGKTAEAIKAAMSQACNRAGIEIKTINVGVAGEHITSIRHRNYVTINRDEKEITKEDLDRLEADVRTIRIPSDRQILHIIPEEFSVDHQGGIENPIGMSGSRLEASSHVVLASVAAIENIKKSVERAGYQVQDYILQPIASSASVLDESEKDLGVALLDIGGGTTDIAIYHKKSIKHTRVIGVAGNQVTNDIRESLGVITEEAERLKREYGYATEAAIIKDEDILIRGVGARGNTKIPISLLTQIISLRMRELFTLVDNEIRAAGFKSKIKAGIVLTGGGSLLRGCTELAEEVFGLPTRIGVPQDLGEGLSNEIESPEFATVAGLIKGIPGGKSSEYQILIRKNLKKSDNKFKQLFKKVQEFFNEL from the coding sequence ATGAAGCTTTCATTGGTAAAAAAACAGGAACAGGTTAACAGAATGAAAAAAGAAATTCTGGCAGGACTTGATTTAGGTACGACAAAAGTCTGTGCAGTTATTGCAGAAAAAATTCCTGAAAAGAATAAAATAGATATTCTTGGATTTGGTGTCGCACCGTCTGAAGGATTGCACAAAGGTTTGGTTGCTAATATTGGTAAAACTGCAGAAGCAATTAAAGCGGCAATGTCACAAGCTTGTAATCGTGCAGGCATCGAAATTAAAACAATAAATGTTGGAGTTGCTGGCGAACATATAACAAGCATTAGACATAGAAATTATGTAACAATAAATCGTGATGAAAAGGAAATTACAAAGGAAGATCTTGATCGGCTTGAAGCTGATGTAAGAACAATCAGAATACCGAGTGACAGACAGATTCTTCATATTATTCCTGAAGAGTTTTCAGTGGATCATCAGGGAGGAATTGAAAACCCGATTGGAATGTCCGGATCAAGATTAGAGGCAAGTAGTCATGTTGTTCTCGCATCTGTAGCAGCAATAGAAAACATCAAGAAGTCGGTTGAAAGAGCAGGTTATCAGGTACAGGATTATATACTTCAACCAATAGCTTCAAGTGCATCTGTACTCGATGAAAGTGAAAAAGATCTCGGTGTAGCTCTTCTTGATATTGGTGGAGGTACAACAGACATAGCAATTTATCATAAAAAATCAATTAAGCACACCAGGGTTATTGGAGTTGCTGGTAATCAGGTTACAAATGATATAAGAGAATCTTTAGGTGTTATCACAGAAGAAGCGGAAAGATTGAAAAGAGAGTATGGCTATGCTACTGAAGCTGCAATAATCAAAGATGAAGATATTCTTATTCGCGGTGTTGGTGCAAGAGGAAATACAAAAATTCCAATAAGCTTATTAACACAAATCATTTCATTAAGAATGAGAGAGTTATTTACTCTGGTTGATAATGAAATTAGAGCTGCAGGATTTAAATCTAAAATCAAAGCTGGAATTGTTCTTACAGGAGGCGGTTCATTACTGAGAGGTTGTACAGAATTAGCTGAAGAAGTTTTTGGATTGCCCACACGAATTGGTGTTCCTCAGGACCTAGGTGAGGGATTATCAAATGAAATTGAAAGTCCGGAATTTGCAACAGTTGCTGGTTTGATAAAAGGAATTCCGGGTGGAAAGTCTAGTGAATATCAAATTTTAATCAGAAAAAATCTGAAAAAATCAGATAATAAGTTCAAACAGTTATTTAAAAAAGTTCAGGAATTTTTTAACGAATTATAA
- a CDS encoding FtsQ-type POTRA domain-containing protein, with the protein MKNDFGNFAGLTVFSLILIVILYLALFLYNKKGKEEIKMITLHGNSLLSKEQYLRFADLNQTDEYSDLSLNGIKNRIEKHPYIFKAEVKSDGRGNVDINIKEKEIYAVIIHSSEPYFISADFEFIKILEYTNYTDIPLISNAKLPDKIVPGISNKSSDIIQAFRIIDAARITDQDISKRLAEINMKFGGDVVLTLSGMNYPVIFGRGNEVKKMIYLSIMWDKTKELDLIGDNTSYIDLRFSNEAFIGKKTGTG; encoded by the coding sequence ATGAAAAACGATTTTGGAAATTTTGCCGGACTAACTGTTTTCTCTTTAATACTGATTGTAATTCTTTACTTAGCTCTTTTTTTGTATAACAAAAAAGGGAAAGAAGAAATAAAAATGATTACATTACACGGAAACTCGCTCCTCAGTAAAGAGCAGTATCTCAGATTTGCGGATTTAAATCAGACTGATGAATATTCTGATTTATCTCTGAATGGAATAAAAAACAGAATTGAAAAACATCCGTACATCTTCAAAGCAGAAGTAAAATCTGATGGAAGGGGGAATGTAGATATAAATATTAAAGAGAAAGAAATTTATGCGGTTATAATTCACAGCAGTGAACCATATTTTATTTCAGCCGACTTTGAATTCATTAAAATTCTTGAATACACGAATTACACTGATATACCTTTAATAAGTAATGCAAAGCTACCGGATAAAATTGTTCCGGGAATTTCTAACAAAAGTAGTGATATAATTCAGGCATTCAGAATAATTGATGCAGCAAGAATTACAGATCAGGATATTTCCAAACGCCTTGCAGAAATAAATATGAAGTTTGGTGGGGATGTGGTTTTGACATTAAGTGGGATGAACTATCCCGTAATTTTTGGACGAGGAAATGAAGTTAAGAAAATGATTTATCTGAGCATTATGTGGGATAAAACTAAAGAACTCGATCTTATTGGAGATAATACATCATACATTGACTTGAGATTTTCAAATGAAGCTTTCATTGGTAAAAAAACAGGAACAGGTTAA
- the ftsZ gene encoding cell division protein FtsZ has product MARFATIDREKPMSAVLKVVGVGGGGCNAIESMIARGLTGVEYIAVNTDAQVLAGSSATHKVQCGTTITRGLGAGADPNIGRKAVEEDRELIAEVLSGSDMVFITAGMGGGTGTGGAPVIASIAKSIGALVVGIVTKPFRWEGKLRMMNAEKGIQELRQHVDSLIVIPNERLLTILDKSTTAFAAFDKPNEVLYEATRGIADIITIEGLINVDFADVRAVMNQSGEALMGCGIASGENRAIEAAQKAISSPLLEGVSIKGAKSVLVNVTGSSNMTMQEINEGNNVIFEAAGEEANVIFGVVKKEEMNDYISYTVIATGFNSAKTFTASKTSALTNKKKTNLSDHLRSGFNPSFFEQDNIDKQDLDTPTILRVNSPKTQLDDNEDEEKETPAGFSIDASRYSWSKQKAERKDDSDDDDESSSFLRMIMD; this is encoded by the coding sequence ATGGCGCGCTTTGCAACAATCGATAGAGAAAAACCAATGTCTGCCGTACTGAAAGTTGTCGGTGTTGGCGGAGGAGGTTGTAATGCAATTGAAAGTATGATTGCAAGAGGTTTAACCGGTGTAGAATACATTGCAGTTAATACTGATGCTCAGGTTTTAGCAGGTAGCAGTGCTACTCATAAAGTTCAATGCGGAACAACAATAACCCGCGGACTTGGTGCCGGCGCAGATCCTAATATTGGAAGAAAAGCAGTTGAAGAAGATCGTGAACTTATCGCAGAGGTTTTAAGCGGAAGCGATATGGTTTTCATAACTGCTGGAATGGGCGGTGGAACAGGCACTGGTGGTGCACCGGTTATCGCTTCAATTGCAAAAAGCATTGGCGCGCTTGTAGTCGGAATTGTTACCAAACCCTTCAGATGGGAAGGTAAACTCCGAATGATGAATGCTGAAAAAGGAATTCAGGAGCTAAGACAACATGTTGACTCATTAATAGTTATTCCTAATGAAAGACTTCTCACAATACTTGATAAGAGTACAACAGCATTTGCTGCATTTGATAAACCAAATGAAGTTCTTTATGAAGCAACAAGAGGAATCGCTGATATTATTACAATTGAAGGTTTGATAAATGTTGATTTTGCAGATGTTCGTGCTGTTATGAATCAAAGTGGTGAAGCTTTAATGGGTTGCGGAATTGCAAGTGGTGAAAATCGTGCAATCGAAGCTGCGCAGAAAGCAATTTCAAGTCCTCTGCTTGAAGGAGTAAGCATCAAGGGTGCAAAGAGTGTTCTTGTTAATGTTACAGGTTCGAGCAATATGACAATGCAGGAAATAAATGAAGGTAATAATGTAATCTTCGAAGCTGCTGGTGAAGAAGCAAATGTGATATTCGGTGTTGTAAAGAAAGAAGAAATGAATGATTACATTTCCTACACTGTTATTGCTACAGGATTTAACTCTGCAAAGACATTCACAGCATCAAAAACTTCTGCTCTAACGAATAAGAAAAAAACAAATCTCTCAGACCATCTGAGAAGTGGATTTAACCCATCGTTTTTTGAACAGGATAATATTGATAAACAGGATTTGGATACTCCAACAATTTTGAGGGTTAATTCTCCAAAAACTCAGTTGGATGATAATGAAGATGAAGAGAAAGAAACTCCGGCAGGTTTTTCAATTGATGCTTCAAGATATTCGTGGTCCAAACAAAAAGCAGAAAGGAAAGATGATTCTGATGATGACGATGAAAGTTCTTCATTCCTCAGAATGATTATGGATTAA